In one Trichlorobacter lovleyi SZ genomic region, the following are encoded:
- a CDS encoding B12-binding domain-containing radical SAM protein encodes MAAVDIVLINPGDRKQVYQGLGVELAAIEPPFWVAVIAAYLRQEGFRVAIIDANAENSAPAETAQRAAALQPLLSCVVVYGSHPSASTQNMTIAGAICRALTAESAGRVALSGLHPSALPERTMREEAIDFVVEGEGPDTLRTLLGELAAPAPDLSRVPGLWYREGELLRSTPRAPLISDLDRYLPIAAWDLLPMHVYRAHNWHCFDDIGHRSPYGAVYTSLGCPYNCIFCCINAPFGKPGIRYRSPERVVEEIALLANDYGVKNLKIVDELFVLKEQHYMAIVDGIIERGLDLNIWAYARVDTIKTANLARMKQAGINWLALGIESASPDVRDGADKRMQARDIKEVVRSIREQGIRIIGNFIFGLPDDTRETMEETLQLAMELNCEFINFYCAMAYPGSRLYDLAVEQGWELPVAWHGFSQHGYDMLPLPTRTLAAREVLQFRDDAFHRYFANPVYLDMVEQAFGAGVREHLVEMSATRLKRKLLGN; translated from the coding sequence ATGGCCGCTGTTGATATCGTTCTGATTAACCCGGGTGACCGTAAACAGGTCTATCAGGGATTGGGGGTCGAACTGGCCGCCATCGAACCGCCCTTCTGGGTGGCGGTCATCGCCGCCTACCTGCGCCAGGAGGGGTTCCGGGTGGCCATCATTGACGCCAATGCCGAGAACAGTGCGCCGGCCGAGACCGCTCAGCGGGCTGCGGCACTGCAGCCGCTGCTTTCCTGTGTGGTCGTGTATGGTTCGCACCCTTCCGCTTCAACCCAGAACATGACCATTGCCGGCGCCATCTGTCGTGCCCTGACCGCGGAATCGGCAGGCCGGGTGGCCCTGTCCGGGCTGCATCCCTCGGCACTTCCCGAACGGACCATGCGCGAAGAGGCGATTGATTTTGTGGTGGAAGGTGAAGGGCCGGATACCCTCCGGACACTGCTTGGCGAACTGGCCGCACCGGCCCCTGATCTGTCACGGGTGCCCGGCCTCTGGTACCGCGAAGGGGAGCTGCTCCGTTCCACCCCGCGGGCGCCGTTGATCAGCGATCTGGACCGTTACCTGCCGATCGCTGCCTGGGACCTGCTGCCGATGCATGTCTACCGTGCCCATAACTGGCACTGCTTTGACGATATCGGGCACCGTTCTCCCTATGGGGCCGTCTATACCAGCCTCGGTTGTCCTTACAACTGCATTTTCTGTTGTATCAACGCCCCCTTCGGCAAGCCGGGGATCCGCTACCGTTCACCGGAACGGGTGGTGGAGGAGATCGCCCTGCTGGCCAATGACTACGGGGTCAAGAACCTGAAGATCGTTGACGAACTGTTTGTGCTCAAAGAGCAGCATTACATGGCCATTGTGGACGGGATCATTGAACGCGGGCTGGATCTGAATATCTGGGCCTATGCCCGGGTGGACACGATCAAGACCGCCAACCTGGCCCGGATGAAACAGGCCGGGATCAACTGGCTGGCCCTGGGGATCGAGTCGGCCAGCCCGGATGTGCGCGACGGCGCCGACAAACGGATGCAGGCGCGCGATATCAAGGAGGTGGTCCGTTCCATCCGGGAACAGGGCATCAGGATCATCGGAAACTTCATTTTCGGCCTGCCGGATGATACCCGTGAGACCATGGAGGAGACCCTGCAGCTGGCCATGGAGCTCAACTGCGAATTTATCAATTTCTACTGTGCCATGGCCTATCCCGGCTCCAGGCTGTATGATCTGGCCGTGGAACAGGGCTGGGAACTGCCGGTCGCCTGGCATGGCTTCTCCCAGCACGGCTACGACATGCTGCCGCTGCCTACCCGTACCCTGGCTGCCCGCGAGGTGCTGCAGTTCCGCGACGACGCCTTTCATCGTTATTTTGCCAACCCGGTCTACCTGGATATGGTGGAGCAGGCCTTTGGGGCCGGGGTCAGGGAACACCTGGTGGAGATGAGTGCCACCCGTTTAAAAAGAAAACTTCTGGGAAACTGA
- a CDS encoding GHMP family kinase ATP-binding protein, whose translation MIVTRAPHRISFFGGGTDYPSYYLEHGGKVIGGAIDKYCYITCRELPPFFEHKHRIVYSRIENVSHLDEIVHPSVRETMRYMGVTTGLEIHHDGDIPARSGMGSSSAFTVCLLKTLYALQGRIISRENLYKEAIYIEQELIKENVGSQDQTFAACGGLNVIDFMQNGQIVAQPLVMAPERLKRFKGKLMLFFSGISRFASDIAKEQIDNTHKNLDSLSAMKGLVDDAYGILTSPQGDFDEFGRLLHETWQYKRGLSRQMSTSEIDCMYETAMKHGAIGGKLLGAGGGGFMLLYVPEERQAEVRRALGGYLFIPFDFDFSGAQIVVYKPSFQ comes from the coding sequence ATGATTGTTACCAGGGCACCACACAGGATCTCGTTTTTTGGCGGTGGAACCGACTATCCTTCTTATTATCTTGAACATGGCGGCAAGGTTATCGGCGGTGCCATCGATAAATACTGCTACATCACCTGCCGCGAACTGCCCCCGTTTTTTGAACACAAGCACCGCATCGTCTATTCCCGCATTGAAAACGTCAGCCACCTGGATGAGATCGTCCATCCCTCGGTTCGTGAGACCATGCGGTACATGGGGGTGACCACCGGTCTGGAGATTCATCATGATGGCGATATCCCGGCCCGTTCCGGCATGGGCTCAAGCTCCGCCTTTACGGTCTGTCTGCTCAAGACACTCTACGCCCTGCAGGGGCGGATCATCTCCCGCGAAAACCTGTATAAAGAAGCAATTTATATTGAGCAGGAGCTGATCAAGGAAAATGTCGGTTCCCAGGACCAGACCTTTGCCGCCTGCGGAGGACTCAACGTAATTGACTTCATGCAGAACGGCCAGATTGTGGCCCAGCCGCTGGTGATGGCGCCGGAGCGCCTGAAACGCTTTAAGGGGAAACTGATGCTGTTTTTTTCGGGCATCTCCCGTTTTGCTTCGGACATTGCCAAGGAACAGATCGACAACACCCATAAAAATCTGGACAGCCTGTCTGCCATGAAGGGGCTGGTGGACGACGCCTACGGCATCCTTACCTCGCCACAGGGCGACTTTGATGAGTTTGGCCGCCTCCTGCATGAAACCTGGCAGTACAAACGGGGGCTGTCCAGGCAGATGAGCACTTCTGAGATTGACTGCATGTACGAGACCGCCATGAAACATGGCGCAATCGGCGGCAAGTTACTGGGAGCCGGCGGCGGCGGCTTCATGCTCCTGTATGTGCCGGAAGAACGCCAGGCTGAGGTTCGCCGGGCATTGGGGGGGTATTTGTTTATCCCGTTCGACTTTGATTTTTCCGGGGCACAGATTGTGGTCTACAAGCCGTCCTTTCAATAA
- a CDS encoding DegT/DnrJ/EryC1/StrS family aminotransferase, giving the protein MLTLNKNIPFLDLKAAYLELKEELDAAYHSVVDSGWYVLGKEVDAFEAEFASFCGVRHCVGVGNGLDALHLILRAMDIGPGDEVIVPANTYIATWLAASYAGATPVPVEPDEQTYNINSTGIEAAITTRTKAILVVHLYGQPADMDPIIDIARRYNLKVIEDVAQAHGARYKGQRTGSLGDAAGFSFYPGKNLGAFGDGGAVTTNDAGLAERIRTLRNYGSKVKYHNEQKGFNSRLDELQAALLRVKLKYLDSWNARREILAGRYMLGLQATGLQLPSVPEWAQPVWHLFVIGCRNREQLQQQLTEAGIGTMIHYPVPPHLQPAYAELGLKEGSFPITERIHSTVLSLPMWPQMDEKQIQTVIDVLLDITF; this is encoded by the coding sequence GTGTTGACTTTGAACAAAAATATTCCTTTTCTTGATCTGAAGGCTGCTTATCTGGAACTTAAAGAAGAGCTGGACGCCGCCTATCATTCTGTTGTGGATTCCGGTTGGTATGTTCTTGGCAAAGAGGTTGACGCATTTGAGGCCGAGTTTGCCTCTTTCTGCGGCGTGCGGCACTGTGTTGGTGTTGGTAACGGCCTGGATGCGTTGCATCTGATCCTGCGGGCCATGGATATCGGGCCGGGTGATGAAGTGATTGTGCCGGCCAATACCTATATTGCCACCTGGTTGGCGGCCTCCTATGCAGGAGCAACTCCGGTGCCGGTGGAACCGGACGAGCAAACCTATAATATCAACAGCACCGGAATTGAGGCGGCAATTACTACCCGTACTAAAGCAATTCTGGTCGTCCATCTGTATGGCCAGCCCGCTGATATGGATCCAATCATTGATATTGCCCGCCGTTACAATCTTAAAGTGATTGAAGATGTTGCCCAGGCCCATGGGGCACGCTACAAGGGCCAACGCACCGGTTCTTTGGGCGATGCGGCTGGTTTTAGCTTTTACCCGGGTAAAAACCTTGGCGCCTTCGGAGACGGAGGGGCCGTAACAACCAACGATGCCGGTCTTGCCGAACGTATTCGGACGTTGCGTAACTACGGCTCAAAGGTTAAATACCACAACGAGCAGAAAGGCTTTAATTCTCGTCTTGACGAGCTGCAAGCTGCTTTGCTGCGTGTTAAATTGAAATACCTGGACAGTTGGAACGCGCGTCGCGAGATACTTGCTGGCAGATACATGCTGGGTCTACAGGCTACAGGATTACAGCTGCCTTCTGTCCCTGAATGGGCGCAGCCGGTTTGGCATCTGTTTGTTATTGGATGTCGCAACCGTGAGCAGCTGCAGCAGCAGCTCACTGAAGCAGGGATCGGGACGATGATCCATTATCCGGTTCCTCCTCACCTGCAACCAGCCTATGCCGAACTTGGTCTCAAGGAAGGCAGCTTCCCTATCACTGAGCGTATTCATAGCACCGTACTCAGCCTTCCAATGTGGCCGCAGATGGATGAAAAACAAATTCAGACGGTGATAGATGTCCTACTGGATATCACCTTTTAA
- a CDS encoding nucleotidyltransferase family protein: MGGFEAVILAGGAGTRLRSVVSDLPKPMAGVAGRPFLAYQLDYLVASGASRLILSVGYRREKIMEFFGDRYAGVPVSYVVEEEPLGTGGAIRESLRAVCGESALVLNGDTFFPVDLNGMLRTLHANDCGLVMAVKELFRFDRYGTVVMVKDRITGFRAKGLCERGYINGGIYAVTKAITTLFPDRQAFSFEADFLEQQVGRIGVVPFCSDAYFIDIGIPEDYQRAQHELPLQGGEKR, from the coding sequence ATGGGGGGATTTGAAGCGGTTATACTTGCCGGTGGCGCCGGAACCCGTCTGAGAAGCGTGGTCAGTGATCTGCCGAAACCGATGGCGGGTGTGGCCGGCCGGCCTTTTCTGGCGTATCAGCTGGACTACCTGGTGGCGTCGGGGGCTTCCCGTCTTATTCTGTCCGTCGGGTATCGCCGCGAAAAGATCATGGAGTTCTTTGGTGATCGGTATGCCGGCGTACCGGTCAGCTATGTTGTCGAAGAGGAACCCCTGGGAACCGGCGGCGCGATCAGGGAGTCGCTCAGGGCCGTGTGCGGAGAGAGTGCCCTGGTCCTGAACGGAGATACCTTTTTTCCGGTGGACCTGAACGGCATGCTGCGCACCCTCCATGCCAACGATTGCGGGCTGGTCATGGCAGTCAAGGAGCTGTTTCGGTTTGACCGCTATGGCACAGTTGTCATGGTTAAGGACCGGATAACCGGGTTCAGGGCAAAGGGCCTTTGCGAGCGGGGCTACATCAATGGCGGCATCTATGCGGTGACAAAGGCCATCACGACCCTGTTCCCGGACAGGCAGGCGTTTTCCTTTGAAGCCGACTTTCTGGAACAGCAGGTCGGCCGGATCGGTGTCGTACCGTTTTGCAGTGACGCCTACTTTATCGATATCGGTATTCCTGAGGACTATCAGAGGGCCCAGCACGAATTACCGTTGCAGGGGGGTGAGAAGCGATGA
- a CDS encoding transketolase: protein MTRELSELTAKARWVWSETLRMHRLAPETRVASSLSAVEIFTALYYGGVLEHNGADPRWEGRDRLIVSKGHGSICLFPILADRGYFAMAELDRICQPGSFLGGIPDTIIPGYETINGSLGHGIGVGCGVALGLKRKGAARHVFVVAGDGEFCEGSMWEGIMFAAHHQLDNLTLVIDNNRLCMLDRCEKIMTVEPFEQRFQAFGWQTERVDGHDMAAVLGALSRLKLRGATGCPAVLIADTVKGRGVPELENDTLCHIRTLTPDEIDRATGGVR from the coding sequence ATGACACGAGAACTGTCAGAACTGACAGCCAAGGCCCGCTGGGTCTGGAGTGAGACGCTGCGGATGCACCGCCTGGCGCCCGAGACCAGAGTCGCCTCATCGCTGTCGGCGGTGGAGATCTTTACCGCGCTGTACTATGGCGGGGTGCTGGAACACAACGGTGCCGACCCGCGCTGGGAAGGGCGGGACCGTCTGATCGTCAGCAAAGGGCACGGTTCGATCTGCCTCTTTCCTATCCTGGCTGACCGGGGCTATTTTGCCATGGCCGAGCTGGATCGGATCTGTCAGCCCGGATCGTTTCTGGGGGGGATTCCGGATACCATTATTCCCGGCTACGAGACCATCAACGGTTCATTGGGGCACGGTATCGGTGTAGGCTGCGGCGTGGCCCTGGGCCTCAAGCGCAAGGGGGCTGCCCGTCACGTCTTCGTGGTGGCCGGTGACGGCGAGTTCTGTGAGGGCTCCATGTGGGAGGGGATTATGTTCGCAGCCCATCACCAACTGGACAACCTGACCCTGGTCATTGACAATAACAGGCTTTGCATGCTGGACCGCTGCGAAAAGATCATGACGGTTGAACCGTTCGAGCAACGTTTTCAGGCCTTTGGCTGGCAGACGGAGCGGGTTGACGGCCATGACATGGCTGCCGTACTGGGTGCCCTGTCCCGCTTGAAACTACGCGGCGCGACCGGCTGTCCGGCCGTATTGATCGCGGATACGGTCAAGGGAAGAGGGGTGCCGGAGCTGGAGAACGACACGCTCTGTCATATCCGTACCCTGACGCCGGACGAGATTGACCGTGCTACCGGAGGTGTGCGATGA
- a CDS encoding NAD-dependent epimerase/dehydratase family protein has protein sequence MKKHVFITGGAGYLGSILCEHLLDKGYRVTVLDSLMYGEQNLNHLCANPDFDFHRGDARDEKLVGSLIRDADVLIPLAAIVGAPACDLDPLMASSTNRDAIAMLCRIRRPEQLIIYPTTNSGYGTKTGDVFCTEESSLDPISLYGRTKCEAEEIVLAAGNSITLRLATVFGMSPRPRLDLLVNHFTYAAFFDGYLVIFEKDFKRNYVHIRDVADCFIHCIENPARMTGRPFNVGLDAANLSKEELALKIKEHIPRFYLHFSEVGSDPDKRNYIVSNQRLADVGFVARRSLDEGIRELIKGYRLIGRMPCKNI, from the coding sequence ATGAAAAAACATGTCTTCATCACCGGCGGCGCCGGTTATCTCGGCTCAATCCTCTGTGAGCACCTGCTGGACAAAGGGTATCGGGTTACCGTCCTCGATTCGCTGATGTACGGAGAACAGAACCTTAATCACCTGTGCGCCAATCCTGATTTTGATTTTCATCGCGGTGATGCTCGTGATGAAAAACTGGTAGGCTCACTGATCAGGGATGCCGATGTCCTGATCCCCCTGGCTGCCATCGTCGGCGCACCGGCCTGCGACCTGGACCCGCTCATGGCCAGCTCAACCAACCGTGACGCCATTGCGATGCTCTGTCGTATTCGCCGCCCTGAACAGCTGATCATCTACCCGACGACGAACAGCGGCTACGGCACCAAGACCGGCGACGTCTTTTGTACTGAAGAGTCGTCCCTTGACCCGATCTCGCTCTACGGACGGACCAAGTGCGAGGCAGAGGAGATCGTCCTGGCCGCAGGCAACTCGATTACCCTGCGGCTGGCCACCGTCTTCGGCATGTCTCCCCGGCCGCGCCTTGATCTGCTGGTCAACCACTTTACCTATGCCGCATTTTTTGACGGCTATCTGGTGATCTTTGAAAAGGACTTCAAACGCAACTACGTCCATATCCGCGACGTTGCTGACTGCTTTATCCACTGCATCGAGAATCCGGCACGGATGACCGGGCGTCCGTTCAACGTCGGTCTGGATGCCGCCAACCTTTCCAAAGAGGAACTGGCACTGAAGATCAAGGAGCATATTCCCCGATTCTACCTGCATTTCTCTGAAGTAGGCAGCGACCCGGACAAGCGCAACTACATTGTCTCCAACCAGCGCCTGGCCGATGTCGGTTTTGTTGCCAGGCGTTCCCTGGATGAGGGGATCCGCGAGTTGATCAAAGGCTATCGCCTGATCGGGCGGATGCCGTGCAAAAATATTTAA
- a CDS encoding transketolase family protein, whose translation MSAAQIMTMRDAFIGTLCDRMAADHSIFFLAADLGAPALDRMRSEFPERFINVGIAEQNLINVASGLALEGFSVYTYAIAPFITMRAYEQARVNLAVSSQIRPVKVTMLGLGGGVSYVVSGPTHHCLEDLAIMRLLPNMSVYCPADWVTAGALVDHTRSTNGPAYIRFDGKALPALYAEPATVNLPRGFSQLVQGTATCLVSTGFMTHRALAVAQQRPGVAVIDLYSLKPCDEQALATALRPYNRVISMEEGFINNGGLDSLVAKVIREYELPCRQESVGFNDRYVFDLGNRDHLHGINGMDEAAVIALIDRRRDV comes from the coding sequence ATGAGTGCCGCTCAGATCATGACCATGCGGGATGCCTTTATCGGTACCCTTTGTGATCGTATGGCCGCTGACCATTCCATCTTCTTCCTGGCTGCCGACCTGGGGGCGCCGGCCCTGGACCGGATGCGGAGCGAGTTTCCCGAGCGCTTTATCAACGTGGGCATTGCCGAGCAGAACCTGATCAACGTCGCCTCCGGTCTGGCGCTGGAAGGCTTCAGCGTCTACACCTATGCCATTGCCCCCTTTATTACCATGCGGGCCTATGAGCAGGCCAGGGTCAATCTGGCGGTCTCATCGCAGATCCGGCCGGTCAAGGTAACCATGCTCGGCCTGGGGGGCGGTGTCAGTTATGTGGTTTCAGGACCAACGCATCACTGCCTGGAGGATCTGGCCATTATGCGGCTGCTCCCCAATATGTCGGTCTACTGCCCGGCGGACTGGGTCACGGCAGGGGCACTTGTCGATCATACCCGCAGTACGAACGGCCCCGCCTATATCCGTTTTGACGGCAAGGCGCTCCCGGCACTGTATGCGGAACCGGCAACCGTCAACCTGCCCCGGGGGTTCAGCCAGCTGGTGCAGGGAACGGCTACCTGTCTGGTCAGCACCGGCTTTATGACCCATCGGGCGCTGGCGGTGGCGCAGCAACGCCCCGGTGTTGCCGTCATTGACCTTTATTCTCTCAAACCGTGCGACGAGCAGGCCCTGGCAACCGCGTTGCGCCCCTACAACCGGGTGATCAGCATGGAGGAGGGCTTCATCAATAACGGCGGCCTTGACAGCCTGGTTGCCAAGGTGATCCGTGAATATGAACTGCCGTGCCGCCAGGAGTCGGTCGGTTTTAATGATCGCTATGTCTTTGATCTGGGGAACCGCGACCATCTGCACGGCATCAACGGCATGGATGAGGCGGCGGTGATCGCGCTGATTGACCGGCGGAGGGATGTATAG
- a CDS encoding DegT/DnrJ/EryC1/StrS family aminotransferase yields the protein MHKRQIPFGTITITESAKRLIVESLETKRISCGKLVREFENRFAGLLGVKEAVAVSTGTDADTLALAVLHDFGARRGDEVIVPALSFVATGNAVLHAGFTPVFVDIERETLNIDPAGIEAAITPRTRAIMPVHLMGKPAEMDTINAIAKKHGLLVVEDAAEAHGALYKGKPAGSLADLAAFSTYVAHIITTGEGGVITTNNEQYGEILRSLRSHGRNCTCKHCIMNTDTVTYCAKRFRGEGGEDVRFTFDRIGYSCKMNELEAAIGIGAMEVYHEILKKRHDNLLYVLERFDRFAPWLSTIKEEAHEQIGPHAIPIIINEGAPFSRADLTHYLEQNGIETRTLFASMPTQCPGFAYLGYRLGQFPNAEYMGLNGIHIGVHQDVGIEDMEYVLTILGQFLQNSGPDGSSRPQRSWMRTVQACAS from the coding sequence ATGCACAAACGTCAAATCCCCTTTGGGACCATCACCATTACAGAATCAGCCAAGCGCCTGATCGTGGAATCGCTGGAGACCAAGCGGATATCCTGCGGCAAGCTGGTCCGTGAATTTGAAAACCGCTTTGCAGGACTGCTGGGTGTCAAGGAGGCGGTTGCCGTCAGCACCGGCACCGATGCCGACACCCTTGCCCTGGCCGTGCTGCATGACTTCGGCGCCCGGCGTGGCGACGAGGTGATTGTTCCGGCCCTCTCGTTTGTCGCCACCGGCAATGCCGTGCTGCATGCCGGCTTTACACCGGTCTTTGTCGATATCGAGCGGGAGACCCTGAATATTGATCCGGCCGGGATCGAGGCCGCCATTACCCCCCGTACCCGAGCCATCATGCCGGTGCATCTGATGGGCAAGCCGGCCGAGATGGATACCATCAACGCCATTGCCAAAAAACATGGCCTGCTGGTGGTGGAGGATGCCGCTGAGGCCCATGGGGCGCTCTACAAGGGGAAGCCGGCCGGCAGCCTGGCTGACCTGGCAGCCTTCAGTACCTATGTGGCCCACATCATCACCACCGGTGAGGGGGGGGTCATTACCACCAACAACGAACAGTACGGCGAGATCCTCCGTTCGCTACGCTCCCACGGCCGGAACTGCACCTGCAAACACTGCATCATGAATACCGATACGGTGACCTATTGCGCCAAGCGTTTCCGGGGTGAAGGTGGCGAGGATGTCCGCTTCACCTTTGACCGGATCGGCTATTCCTGCAAGATGAACGAGCTGGAGGCGGCCATCGGCATCGGCGCCATGGAGGTGTACCACGAGATCCTGAAAAAGCGGCATGACAACCTGCTCTACGTCCTGGAACGTTTCGACCGTTTTGCCCCCTGGCTCTCCACCATCAAGGAAGAGGCCCATGAACAGATCGGTCCCCATGCCATTCCGATCATCATCAACGAAGGGGCACCCTTCAGCCGTGCCGATCTGACCCACTACCTTGAGCAGAACGGCATTGAGACCCGCACCCTCTTCGCCTCAATGCCGACCCAGTGCCCCGGTTTTGCCTATCTGGGGTATCGGTTGGGGCAGTTTCCGAACGCTGAATATATGGGGCTCAACGGTATTCATATCGGTGTGCATCAGGACGTGGGGATCGAGGATATGGAGTATGTCTTGACAATACTGGGACAGTTTCTTCAAAACTCGGGGCCTGACGGCTCCAGCAGGCCACAGCGGTCCTGGATGAGGACCGTTCAGGCATGCGCATCCTGA
- a CDS encoding ATP-binding protein produces the protein MFARTITPTLLSLATEFPVVTITGPRQSGKTTLCRTTFPDKPYINLEQPETRQFAKEDPKGFLATIPDGAVLDEIQRVPDLLSYIQVLVDDKPAAGRFILTGSQQFEVMNTISQSLAGRTALLKLLPLSIEELTTAGVTASSSQLILNGFYPRIHSQRLNPTRVLSDYFETYVERDLRQLVTLKNLGLFEKFVRLCAGRVGQLLNLQGLGAEVGVSHSTAREWLTLLEASYVVFQLRPWHSNISKRLIKSPKLYFYDVGLASYLLGLETESQVGRDPLRGNLFENMAIIEALKYCYNRGKKGAASFYRDSNGNEVDLVMEVGPDLFPVEIKSAETIVPEFFKGLVSFSKIAPKVLLGAGLVYGGTEQQKRTAGEVWPVTRMHEMLDGVYCRETV, from the coding sequence ATGTTTGCCAGAACCATCACACCAACCCTGTTATCCCTTGCAACGGAATTTCCGGTTGTTACGATCACCGGCCCTCGTCAGAGTGGTAAGACAACCCTGTGCCGTACAACCTTTCCCGATAAACCCTATATCAATCTTGAACAACCCGAAACACGGCAATTTGCCAAGGAAGATCCCAAGGGCTTCTTGGCGACAATCCCTGATGGCGCTGTCCTGGATGAGATTCAGCGTGTGCCTGATCTCCTCTCGTATATCCAGGTGCTGGTTGATGATAAACCGGCGGCAGGCCGGTTTATTCTGACGGGCAGCCAGCAGTTTGAAGTGATGAATACCATCAGTCAGTCCCTGGCGGGCAGGACGGCGCTTTTAAAGCTGTTGCCACTCAGTATCGAAGAACTGACAACTGCGGGTGTTACTGCTTCTTCCAGTCAGCTCATTCTGAACGGGTTCTATCCCCGTATCCATAGCCAGCGGCTTAATCCGACGCGTGTGCTGAGTGACTATTTTGAGACCTATGTCGAGCGGGATCTCCGTCAGTTGGTCACGCTTAAAAATCTCGGCCTGTTTGAAAAGTTTGTTCGTTTGTGCGCCGGAAGAGTCGGGCAGCTTCTTAACCTGCAAGGGCTGGGGGCGGAAGTTGGCGTTTCCCATTCAACGGCACGCGAATGGTTGACGTTGCTTGAGGCCAGTTATGTTGTGTTTCAGCTGCGACCCTGGCACAGCAACATTTCAAAGCGATTGATCAAGTCTCCGAAACTCTATTTCTACGATGTTGGGCTTGCAAGCTATCTGCTGGGGCTGGAAACTGAGTCGCAGGTGGGGCGTGACCCTTTACGCGGCAATCTCTTTGAAAATATGGCGATCATTGAGGCCCTAAAATATTGTTACAACCGGGGCAAAAAGGGGGCAGCCTCTTTTTACCGGGATAGCAACGGCAATGAAGTGGACCTGGTGATGGAGGTCGGGCCAGACCTGTTTCCCGTTGAGATTAAATCAGCCGAAACCATAGTGCCGGAATTTTTCAAAGGGCTTGTATCGTTCTCGAAGATAGCCCCTAAAGTACTGCTTGGCGCTGGCCTCGTGTATGGCGGGACAGAGCAGCAGAAACGTACAGCCGGAGAGGTCTGGCCGGTTACCAGGATGCATGAGATGCTGGATGGCGTCTATTGCCGTGAGACTGTATGA